The nucleotide window CTGACCGCTATGTTGCCTTTTGAGGCAAGACTAGTATTCCTGTTCTAATTTCACTCTAGGACAGAAAGGAAAGTCTCATTATTCTTTATACTGTGCTCGTCATTATAACTTCCAGTTACCCGTTAATACTATTCACAAATCAAAATGGCACCATGGTTATAAGGACATTCTACTGTATATTGAAAAGGTACTCTAATATTTAGCCTGTGTTTTGGTATCAGTAAATGTTGTATGAAAATTTGCATGCTTGCCTTGTTTGGTTTTTCCAAGTGAATGAATATGGAACCACAGTTAATGCCACAAAGCCTTGTCCATGTATGTTTACATTCTCATTCATTGTGTATCTTAAACATAGTTTTGTTTAACTAGTTTGTTTTAAAGACGCCTGCTCAGTAAATATTGTAAATCACACACCATCCCTTAACAGTTGCTGTTTGTAAAAATTAAACATTTTCCATTTTGTTAAAATGGACTAAAGGCACTTTAACAATGAGATGTTTAATAATTTTTTTGTCTCCTGAAAATACACAATGTTTATATTGACCATTTAATTCATTAATAATTCAATCAGTTACCATTCTTATAAAATAATATACGGTCAAGTGCGCTTTCACTCAGGTGTTGTGAGAATCACTGTAATCCATTCTGATGTTATGTTATTACAGATGGCTTACTGATTTATTACATACTGCTTCCATGAACTTTGTACCTAGATAACCTAGCCTGAGtggcagtctgtttctgctctctttccaactcttatggaattgtcatgccaaacattggTCAGCTTGGAGTAGGCAAGAGCACTATATCCCTGGGACCAGGCAAAATACTTTTAAACTAAATGTTACATTTTGTCAGAATTGTGTGACACAAAGTAGTTGGTACAGTGTATATCTCACCTAGTTTGTTAATTTGTATTACTTTGATTTAACAGTGTCTCAAGGTGTGCCACACATGCAGTACTTGCACCTGCGGCTTTGTTGACAATCTGTTTGATGGTGATCTAGCAGAAATAAAGCCTCTATTTTCATTGTTTTCTTCAACAGTttctgtaatttccactttacACACGGCTGATTGTAAATCTTGACGTACACAGTTTTATTGTACACAATTTACATTTGAAATGATGCATTTAAAAAAACTAATGTAAGAACGTATTGGCTATACTTATAATAATTGTTTAATTTACCCTCCTTTTCAATTGTGTGTGGTTTGTTAGAATTACAGGTATAAACATTGGAATGAGACCATCCCTCCAAAATTGTAGAATAACAATGCCTTTCAGCAAGTGGAATACATCaatcatatttatttattaaatcTAAAATGACTGCCTAGTATTCCGTACGTGCATGTGCTGTGCATTTTGCTCCCTTTGCACCTGCATGTGAAATGCCTATTCATGATGTATTGACATAGTACATTGTCTCTAATGATGTCTGTGGCCATCTGTCACAGCAAAGAGCTCTCACAGATACTGTTACTTTAGCTATTTCTGGAGTGGTTGTTCACAATTCCATACGTACTGTACCAAACACATCCCTACATAAAGATATTAAGATATTAACCTTTTGTTTTGAGTTAGGTTGTGACCTATAATCCAAGTTTACTGTAATGACCTGAgagtagcaaaacatttctgtcAATAGATACCATGTCAATGATTAACACTTAAGATGTAAATTATCATATTAAGATGATTAAACAAAAACAATTTAGATGCATTTTGAAATGCCTAAATGAGTGACAGCCTGTGTGCTTTTTGAAACTACATAAGGCAGTgtgtaggtacagttgaagtcggaagtttacatacacttaggttggagtcattaaaacttgtttttcaaccactccacacatttcttgttaacaaactatcgttttggcaagttggttaggacatctactttgagcatgacacaagtaatttttccaacaattgtttacagacagattatttcacttataattcactgtatcacaattccagtgggtcagaagtttacatacactaagttgactgtgccttttaaacagtttggaaaattccagaaaatgatgtcatggctttagaagcttctgataggctaattgacataatttgagtcaattggaggttctttgctctttgcttgacatcatggggaaatcaaaagaaatcagccaagacctccacaagtctggttcattcttgggagcaatttccaaacacctgaaggtaccgcgttcatctgtacaaacaatagtacgcaagtataaacaccatgggaccacgcagccagcataccgctcaggaaggagacgcgttctgctgcgaaaagtgcaaattaatcccagaacaacagcaaaggaccttgtgaagatgttggaggaaacaggtacaaaagtatctatatccacagtaaaaagagtcctatatcgacataacctgaaaggccgctcagcaaggaagaagccactgctccaaaaccgccataaaaaagccagactacggtttgcaactgcacatggggacaaagatcgtactttttgtagaaatgtcctctggtctgatgaaacaaaaatagaactgtttggccataatgaccatcgttatgtttggacgaAAACGGAggtcacttgcaagccgaagaacaccatcccaaccatgaagcacgggggtggcagcatcatgctgtgggggtgctttgcagcaggagggactggtgcacttcacaaaatagatggcatcatgaggaaggaaaattatgtggatacattgaagcaacatctcaagacaaatgggtcttccaaatggacaatgatcccaaacatacttccaaagttgtggcaaaatggcttaaggacaacaaagtcaaggtattggagtggccatcacaaagccctgacctcaatcctataaaacatttgtgggcagaactaaaaaagcgtgtgcgatgcgagcaaggaggcctacaaacctgattcagttacaccagctctgtcaggaggaatgggccaaaattcaccccttattgtgggaagcttgtggaaggctacccgaaacgattgacccaagttaaacaatttaaaggtaatgctaccaaatactaattgagtgtatgtaaacttctgacccactgggaatgtgatgaaagaaataaaagctgaaataaataattctctactattattctgacatttcacattcttcaaataaagtggtgatcctaactgacctaagacagggaattgttactaggattaaatatcaggaattgtgaaaaactgagtttaaatgtatttggctaaggtgtatgtaaacttccgacttcaactgtaaattcaCATTCAGAAAATAATGTGAATGTTAATACTATTAAAGTTTGCAATAATTTTATATGCAATTTGTGGTGACAGGGTTTGAATGTGACAGTGTTAGTAATATCATGGGTTGCATGTTttgtcacaatattgttttgggCGTTGATTAAGATTTAGTCTAAAGTGCATTATtgtggcttggaaatacaattACATTTCAAAAGGAGGAAAAaaattagtaggaaaaccttttgtcatcattttgatgtcgccagattgactttagaatcagtataacgttagctagctagttaagatTAAGGGGAGACCACCGAATTTTAGCTagcgttagcattgctagctactTTTGACAAACAGTATTTCCAGgccactatagtgtaatttagacaaAAAATCATTAGCCTCTGTCCAGAATGACTGGGAATCACTGGACATTTGGGTATCAATATGGCTTTGCCGTCTGTAAaacgttcataacaatggcaACGACATGACAgagtgacggaggtgcaaccCATGGTAGTTGTAAGAGCTGTTCAAATGTTCAAAGCACTAAAAAAATCTATAGGTTCAAATGTTAGGGAACTGATTGATATGCATATGCCTCATGCCATGCCAGGAAGATGGGGCGAATGCCATCTTGTCAACTAATTATGTGAGAAAATAGGTAATAGTGAGTTTGGTCTCCCAATGTAGGCCTAATGAGGTATATTATGCCTTTCTATTGATTAGGGCTATTAGGGGGATCAGTATGAGTGCCTTCATTTGCCATTGGCACTGTTTAAGTCATCTACTTTCTGGAAATCCATTATCTTGATATTCTTCTCAGCATTATCCACATTCCTTATCAGAGTTTCAAGCCTCCTCTTGATTTTCTTCTGATCTTCCAAGGCGCAGGTGATGACGATCGTCTGGAATTTTGTATCGATAGGAACAGGTGGTGCCTCGGTCACACAGGCAGCGTGCAGTGCCATCAGGCGCTTTCTGGCACCATCCATGTCGTCAAGCAACTTTGTTGCAATCTCATCAATCAAAGAGGTAGCCTTGTGTAACGCATCCTCCTGTGTGGAGTTCCTTATGGTTTCCACTGAGATTTCAACTGTTAGCGTCCTACCCAGAAGACGATTAGCAGTTAAAgatagttcctctctctctcctgaaatAGAGATATAGCACAGTGCTATCAGAGGTAGGTGTTAACAGGACAGTTCACTCTAAGGTAAAAGTTTATCAGAGGTACAAAAACCTTACAGAAGTTCTAATGTCaagaagtatgaaaaatgtatgcactcactaactgtaaattgctctggataagagcgtctgctaaatgactaaaatgtaagaattCCTGTCTGCCATAAATGTAGATCGGCTATAGGCCTATAACCCAAACATCCCACATGAATGGAAAAGATGAACAGCAAATGGAATTGCATGGTGCCTACCTTTTCCATTCATTTTGGATTGAGGTAGGCTATATAGCTGGATTTCAACAAGATATGGCAGGACTTGTACTCAACATAAGACCCCTTTTTAGATCTAAAAACATCTGACAAACATTATTTTGGAGTGATTTATCCCTTTAAATAAGAATTCCAACCAGTTAAGTGTCCCATTAATTCAAccaaatgtaggcctatgcaGAAGCCTGCAGGCAGAAGTTATCTGATGGCTGTCAAACAACACATAGCCTACCGTCACAAATGCTGCGCATTTCTTCACTATTCTTTATGGATTGTATCATATCCAGTAAGCACTCTCTCTCCTGTTCCATTGAGGTTGCGGCTTCACGTAAAGCCTCCACCCTAAAACAGATGTCATTGCCATGAGATATTTCTATAGAATATGGTGAGTGTAGACCTACGAGACTCAGAGACTGTTGTGAACATATTATTCATCCCATTGCCTATGCTACAACTGTTTCTCAgtgttgattttttattttatttaaatgtaCTGTTTAAATAAGGCTATGGGTTTGTTATTTTAGAGGACAAACACAGTTTGGCACCGTAAAATATTCGAATAAACCAGATTGTAAACGATAAGGTCCTATTCTGCACTTTAGTGTGCACACGTATTCAGATAACTTTCTTCCTTCTTCCACTGTCACCTGTCTGTTTAGAATCAGAGTTTAAAGCAGCTGTCGCATGGCACCGTAGTAGCACACGGAGAGATTGTGTAGTCTAATAGGCTACTGTGTGTATTCTTTAAAGATACTAGATAAAAACATTTATATGATACTGTTTCATACAGTATTCATGCTGTTAGGCTAGCCTTCTGCAAAATACCTTATTTCCAGCTGGTCCAAACTTTCAAGTAGTTGTCCGGAGCGATCTGCCATAGACATTGATCTGCTGAATTTGCCTTTAGCGGCTTCAGTCATTTTAGCATGGTGGATTTTTGCTTGAGCCATGTTTAGTTAGTAGAATGATCTCCCTCGAGATTCAATTCCAATGGACACCTAACGGTACACTACTAGATGGTCCCTAGAGTGCAATCTAGAGGTTTCTGCCTGACAGACAGCACCCCAGAGTAAACATTTCCAAACATGGGCTGGAGCTTCCCTTTCTGTTCTTACCAACCCCTCGGACGGGATTGAGGAGTACACTTCGGGAACGTTCAAGAGGGTGGGCTTCATTCTGGGTGAAGAGAGGACATGAATAAAACAATTATTCCCTCTTTATGTCGAGATCACAACTTATTTATCTCATGATCAAgacataacaaaagttgttttgtcgagatcacgAGATAAACTCTATAAATAGAAGTGGACATATTGATGATAGTTTGACAGTATGGCTGAGGCGACAGATCCCACAGTGGATCAGCGCATATGTTTTTATTGATTGCTACACTAAGGGatggtactgtatatttcatGCTAACGTCATGCTTTCGTTTGGAGCTCATTATCAGTTTATAAGTTAGAATTTAAGCAAGCTAAATGTCCCTTACCTTGAACTAAGAGTTCTTGGGGCATCTAAAAGCTCTTGGGGCATTTAAGCCCAGGCTGTGTGCCACCCCCAAGACCACAACCAGTTGCATGAAAGAAACAACGCAGAAAACTTTATTAGTCTTGTGAGCAAGcacgctagctagttagctaggtagTCTTCTTAGCCAGTTAGTTAGCTTGTTATCTATGGTGGTTGTTAGCTTGCATAATTGATATGCATATAATTGTAAAGGACACTTCATGTGTATATTATGGATAATATTAACATTTACAGAGTGGGTGAGCTCCATTCCTgacaggctgatcagattcaatttcagccacagagcttgatcagGTTCAATAGCAGCCTCAGAGGCTGATAAATCAGGATTCTGCCTTGGCTGTTTCATAGGTAAAGCTCCTTGCAGGCAGATTAGCAGTCAGTGCATTATGTATATCATCAAGACTGGGTGCGCTCTATTTCTGGCAGGCTGATTAGATTCAATAGCAGCCTCTGAGGCTGATAAATCAGGATACTGCCTTGTAGGCTGTCTGCAAGGAGCCTTCCATATGAAACAGCCTACAAGCAGCATCCTGATTGCTATGGAATCTGATTAGCCTGCCAGTAATAGAGCTAACCCACTCTGGATTATAAACATCAACCTATAAGGATTATAAACATCAACCTATAAAGAGCTGACAGCTAATCTGCCTGCAAGGAGCTTTACCTATGAAACAGCAGACAGCCTTACCTATGAAACAGTGGGTGAGCTCTATTCTCTATAGGTAAggatggaagtggtgttggagggctagtaggaggcactctttcctctgatcattttttaaaatcccaatgccccagggcagtgattggggacattgccctgtgtagggtgccatctttcgggtgggacgttaaacgggtgttctgacactctgtggtcactaaagatcccatggcacttatcgtaagagatGGGGTGTTAacaggcgcctgcaggctgacttcggtcatcaaTTGAACGGTGTTTCTTCTGacatattggtgcggctggcttccgggttaagtgggcgggtgttaaggagtgcggtttggcgggtcatgtttcggaggacgcatgactcgaccttcgcttctcccgagcccgttggggagttgcagcgatgagacaagatcgtaactggatcgcaattggatatcatgaaaaaggggttagaataaaataaacaaataaggGTTGAATAAAAAAAGACAGAGCTGCCTGTCAGGCATTGTTCAGGGCTTAAATGCCCCTCATTGTGATCAACGCAGCCACATGGCTCCTTGATGAACTGATTGTTGTGCATCTGAACAAATGATCGTGCATCTGAATGAATGGATGATGCGTGGTACTTTGATTATCTCGTGATCTCGAGAAAACAACTATTGTTATGTCGTGATCACAAGAAAATTATCTTatgatctcgacaaaacaacttATGTTATGTAGTGCTCATGAGATAAATAAGGTGTGATCTCGACATAACgaaggaaaaaaaaaaatattaatatgTCCTCTCTGGACTTCAGAACAAAATAGAGGAGGATTGTCTAACTTTTTTATgttgctttggggagggttgtaGATGGATGTCTTCACAGGTCCAACAGATTCCGAGAGGGTCCGGGTACTATATTCTGACTTTTGTCTCAGATCTGGGTGGGTCTGATATAACTGCCATGGTCTCGGGTATGTGCAATTAAAATGtgtaattaaaattgatttactgACTGGACCCGATTGGACCTGTCCTCTGTTAATGTAACGTGTGTGAGGTGATGAGAACTGCTCAAACTTGTTATCTGTGTCAGCCAATTGCAACTCAATAAAAAGTATAACTTATGTCCAGCTGAAACTGGTTTCGGCTGCTCACCACATGTGCATCTGCTGccgaggagcgagagagagcgagtgaaaggagccttggcctaggctacTATTGATTGCCTTTTTCATTGAAGTGAAACAAAAGTCATAGGAGAAAGAGTATAGTGAAAAGAAGCGGACAAAGATGAGAAGAACATTGGCACAGTCAAATGGAGTGTGTGCAACTCACTATTTGGGTTTCCTACAATTTTCTAGCTTTTATAGTTTTATTTTCGTATCTATTATCATttgttttatcattattattattgtaggcctatttaagaatctaaaccagttctttaaatatgcaaaaatatttatttcattttgttGAGACATTTTCATTGCCGAAATTAAGTTCGAACTGTCTTTTTAATTTTGTACTCCGTATTTAGGCTAGTTTAAGATAGGTCTATAGGCCTAAGGTTCTCTTcctttatatttatttttaaggcctaca belongs to Coregonus clupeaformis isolate EN_2021a chromosome 1, ASM2061545v1, whole genome shotgun sequence and includes:
- the bag2 gene encoding BAG family molecular chaperone regulator 2; this translates as MAQAKIHHAKMTEAAKGKFSRSMSMADRSGQLLESLDQLEIRVEALREAATSMEQERECLLDMIQSIKNSEEMRSICDGEREELSLTANRLLGRTLTVEISVETIRNSTQEDALHKATSLIDEIATKLLDDMDGARKRLMALHAACVTEAPPVPIDTKFQTIVITCALEDQKKIKRRLETLIRNVDNAEKNIKIMDFQKVDDLNSANGK